The Hirundo rustica isolate bHirRus1 chromosome 24, bHirRus1.pri.v3, whole genome shotgun sequence genome includes a window with the following:
- the LOC120762958 gene encoding serine/threonine-protein phosphatase 4 regulatory subunit 3B-like gives LEVTSHLLQPSEEHQEEMAAVGPGISLPPCKIPRLAEVAELVTSALSSASRREKLALALKKEGYIPKLLEVFQVCEELQLSQALQYLSAIMQGILWLDQAAVLEVMLSQECIMDVVGCLEYGPSLAQPKWHRQLLWQTTKLKELLPIRDSELQQKLHQMYWAQYIQAIILPKTAGVGADSLPSLTSFISCRKNYIFHVLEKDQRFWSEVLAQLTAGATGAHQRWELVNFLKDSCAFSLTFHQNREAFLQSLAKLGLLPALEILLGMDDLQVASAATDILSYLVDFCPFLVQEFVMQEAQQRDHGTDLIRVLMKQMICSPPAAFGGADQAMELLQTLLDPGNLLAIAEVSKILEFFNSFYMRCLPVLTAPLLADAAKDDYQTAQLLALILELLYFCVTRHQEHMRAYILHWDLLRRVLLLINSKHTFLALSALHFLKKIIALKDELYNHYIIQGNLLAPLVQALLKDGAMFNPLHWALLELFEFLRLEDCKSLVTYVIETFYPALESITYVRTFQGLKRKYEREQQQQKQSAHRGARASKQEEQIIINVAQGGGSSDGTNELQGLLFKDCNPMPAAGGPQEISTSGL, from the exons TTGGAAGTCACCTCGCATCTTCTCCAGCCATCAGAGGAACACCAGGAAGAAATGGCTGCAGTGGGCCCTGGGATCAGCCTTCCTCCCTGCAAGATTCCCAGACTGGCAGAGGTTGCTGAGCTGGTcacctctgctctctcctcagCCAGCCGCAGGGAAAAGCTGGCATTGGCCCTGAAGAAGGAAGGCTACATTCCCAAGCTCTTAGAAGTTTTCCAAGTCTGCGAGGAGttacagctcagccaggccTTGCAGTATTTGTCAGCCATTATGCAAGGAATTCTATGGCTTGACcaagcagctgtgctggaggtgaTGCTGTCGCAGGAGTGTATCATGGATGTGGTCGGCTGCCTCGAGTATGGCCCCTCTCTGGCACAGCCCAAATGGCACCGGCAGCTCCTGTGGCAAACAACCAAGCTGAAGGAGCTTCTGCCCATCCGAGACTCTGAGCTCCAGCAGAAACTCCACCAGATGTACTGGGCACAGTATATTCAGGCCATCATCCTGCCCAAGACAGCTGGAGTGGGAGCGgattctctgcccagcctcacCTCCTTcatcagctgcaggaaaaactACATCTTCCATGTGTTGGAG AAAGACCAGAGATTCTGGTCAGAAGTTCTGGCCCAGTTAACAGCTGGAGCTACAGGTGCCCACCAGCGATGGGAATTG GTGAACTTTCTGAAGGACTCCTGTGCCTTTTCCCTCACGTTTCACCAGAACAGGGAGGCATTTTTACAAAGCTTGGCCAAGCTGGGACTTCTTCCTGCTCTTGAAATTCTGCTG ggaATGGACGATCTGCAAGTGGCATCTGCTGCCACAGATATCTTGTCTTATCTTGTTGACTTTTGTCCATTCCTGGTCCAAGAATTTGTCATGCAAGAGGCCCAGCAGAGGGACCAT ggCACCGACCTCATCCGTGTGCTCATGAAGCAGATGAtctgctctcctcctgctgcattTGGAGGAGCTGATCAGGCCATGGAGCTGTTGCAGACACTGCTTGATCCAGGGAATCTGCTGGCCATAGCTGAG GTGTCCAAGATACTGGAATTTTTCAATTCCTTCTACATGCGCTGTCTTCCTGTTCTGACTGCGCCGCTTCTGGCCGATGCAGCAAAAG ATGATTATCAAACAGCACAACTCCTGGCCTTAATTTTGGAGCTGCTGTATTTTTGTGTGACACGGCACCAGGAGCACATGAGGGCTTACATCCTCCACTGGGATTTGCTAAGAAGGGTCCTCCTCTTGATCAATTCCAAACACACATTTCTGGCCTTGA GTGCTCTGCACTTCCTGAAGAAGATCATTGCCCTGAAGGATGAGCTTTATAACCACTACATCATCCAGGGAAACCTCCTGGCACCCCTTGTGCAGGCTCTGCTGAAGGATGGAGCTATGTTCAACCCACTCcactgggctctgctggagctgtttgAATTCCTCAGGCTG GAAGATTGTAAGTCCCTGGTTACCTATGTCATCGAGACCTTCTATCCTGCACTGGAATCCATCACCTATGTGCGGACATTCCAGGGACTGAAGAGGAAATAtgagagagagcagcagcaacaaaagcAGAGCGCGCACAG AGGTGCAAGAGCCTCAAAGCAGGAAGAGCAAATTATTATCAATGTAGCCCAAGGGGGGGGCAGTTCAGATGGCACCAACGAGCTCCAAGGGCTCCTCTTCAAAGACTGCAACCCCATGCCCGCTGCTGGTGGCCCTCAAG AGATCTCGACCAGTGGACTCTGA